The genome window AGGCGCTGGGCGGCGGACTGCCACTGTCCGCGGTGACCGGCCGGACGGAGATCATGGACGCGGTCGCCCCCGGCGGGCTCGGCGGCACGTACGCGGGCAACCCGGTCGCCTGCGCCGCCGCCCTGGCGGTTCTGCGGATCATCGAGGACGAGGACCTGGCCGGTGCCGCGCGCCGGATCGAGGAGATCGCCATGCCACGGCTGACCGCGCTGGTCGGCGAGGACTCCTGGGTCGGCGAGGTCCGTGGGCGTGGTGCGATGCTGGCACTCGAACTGATCGAGCCCGGCACCCTGAACACGACGAGGACGCCGGCCCCGGCGGCGGCCAGGGCCGTCGCCGCCCACTGCCACCGCGAGGGCGTTCTCGCCCTCACCTGCGGTACCTACGGAAACGTCATCCGGCTGCTGCCGCCGCTGGTGATCGGCGGCGAGCTGCTCCGGGACGCGCTGGGTGTCATCGAGGCGGCGGTCGCCTCTCTGGGAAAGGGTGAACACGCATGAGTACGATCAGCTACCGACCGTGTACCGGCGAGGCCGTCGCCGCCGTGGACGACAGCACGCCGGCCGACGTCGACGCGGCCGTGGCCAGGGCGCGCGCCGCGGTGCCCGCCCTGGCCACGGCGGCCCCCGCGCGGCGCCGGGCCTGGCTGGAACGTCTGGCGGACGTCCTCGACGAGCACACCGAGGAACTGGCCGCCCTGGCCGACGAGGAGACCGCGCTCGGCATGCCGCGGCTGCGCTCCGAGGCCGCGCGGATGGCCAGCCAGCTGCGGTTCTACGGCGCCGTCGCCGCAGAGGGCTCCTACCTCGGTGTGACCGTCGACGACGCCTCGGTGCTCTCCACCGGGACGCCCGCGCCCCGCATGGTCAGGGTCAACCAGCCGCTGGGCCCGGTGGCGGTGTTCGGGGCGAGCAACTTCCCCTTCGGATTCGGGGTGCTGGGCAACGACACCGCCTCCGCGCTCGCGGCCGGCTGCCCCGTGATCGCGAAGGCCCACCCCGCCCACGTCCGGCTGTGTGTGCGGCTGGCCGAGCTCGCCGACGCCGCGCTCACCGACGCGGGCGCCCCGCCGGGCGCCTTCGGCCTCGTCCTCGGCCTCGACTCGGGAACCCGGCTCGTGCGGGACGCGGGGATCGCCGCCGTCGGCTTCACCGGCTCGCAGGCCGGCGGGCTCGCGCTGTGGCGGCTCGCGAACGAACGTCCCGTCGTGATTCCCGTGTACGCCGAGATGGGAACCGTGAATCCCGTCGTGGTGACGCCGGGTGCGGCGGCCACCGGGATGGACACGATCGCGGCGGGCTTCGTGGATTCGTTCACGCTCGGCGCGGGCCAGTTCTGCACCAAGCCGGGACTGCTCCTGGCGCCCGCGGGCCAGGGTGCCCCGGCCGCGGTCGCCGCGGCCCTCGGCAAGGCGTCACCGCCCCTCACCATGCTGACCCAGGGCATCGCGGCCGCCGCCGCCACCGGTGTCGCGGCCCTGCTCGACGCGGGCGCCGCGGTACTCGGACGGATCCCGGGTCCGGCCGACGGCTGGGCCGCGGACGCGGTGGCGCTGTCGGCCCCGATCGGCGCGCTCACCGAAGGCAGCCGCCTGCTGGAGGAGTGCTTCGCCCCGGTGGCGCTCGTCGTCGAGTACCACGGCCCCGAGGACCTCGCCGACGCGCTCGACGCGCTCCAGGGCAGCCTCACCGGCACGGTCATCACCGACGGGACCCCCACCGACCCCCACGCCGCCACGCTGATCGACCGGCTGTCGGACCAGGTGGGCCGCGTGACCGTCGACGACTGGCCGACCGGGGCCGCGTGGACCTGGGCCCAGCAGCACGGCGGCCCGTGGCCGGCGACCTCCGCACCGTCGACCACCTCCGTCGGCGCCGCGGCGCTGGACCGGTGGACGCGCCCCGTGACCTACCAGTCCACGCCCGACGCCTGGCTGCCGCCGGCCGGCCGGAAGACCAACCCGTGGGGCGTGCCCCAGCGGATCAACGGGCTCCGGACCGACGGGTCCCCGACGGAGTGACGCGATGACTCTTCCCCTCGACGGAATCCTGGTGGCCGATTTCAGCCGGGTGCTCGACGGCCCGGGGAGCCTGGAGCACACCGGTGAAGGCCGGCGGCGCCTGGTCGACGTACTGACCTCCAAGGACGCCACGATGGGGATCCTTGCCGCGTTGCGGGCCCGGGGGACGATGGGAAGGAGCCGGCGGGCGGAGGCGAACCTGCTGTCGGGTCTCCTGGGTTCCTTGGGAAACACCCACCCGTCGATCGCACCGTACGAGCTGCCGCAGTGCGCGGACGGACCGGTCGCCAGCCCCCGGCGCCGATGGCGTTTCCTTCGAATACCCCGTGATCCGGCACATGAACAACCTTGAGTCGGTGCTGACCGACGAGGGCACCGTCGGGATGCACACCCTCGTACCGGGCGAAGTCCTCACGGGACACCCGGCGTTCCGCCGAACTCGGGCGGTGTGCGTTTCGACGCTGGCGTTCCCCCGGCACCGTCCGGCCGGTCACCTCGGTCCGCCCGGCCCCGACGCGCGGAGTTCCGAGCAGCGTCTCCGGTACGCGGACCTAGGCACGTACATCCACGACCAATCGGCTGTAGATTGTTGACAAAAGGTGGAGTGGGTGCCCAACCTGGTGCTCATGGCCGAGAGCGCGCACGCGGGTCGATGGCCATCCGCGTTCGTTCCCACCAGCGGTCCGCTCATGCCCATCGGTCGGCGGGAGCGCGTCGCCGCGCAGGACGACTCTCCTCCGGCTCAAGGCCATCGGGGCCCGCTTGCCCCGCCTCGCCCGTTCGCCGCTTGAAACCGGAGATGTGATGAACATTGTCGTGTGTGTGAAGTACGTGCCGGACGCCACGGCGGATCGGAGGTTCGAGGATGACGGCACGGTCGACCGCGAGGACGTGGACGGTCTGCTGTCGGAGCTGGACGAGTACGCCGTGGAACAGGCGCTGCAGATCAGGGAGCACCTCGAGGACGGCGACGGCGGCGACGACGTCGTGGTGACGGCGCTGTGCGTCGGGCCGGAGGAGGCGTCCGACGCGGTGCGCAAGGCCCTGCAGATGGGTGCCGACAATGGTGTGCATGTCGTGGACGACGCGATCGCCGGCTCGGACGCGCCGGCCACGTCGCTGGTGTTGGCCGAGGCCGTCAGGAAGCTCGGTGCCGACTCGGGCCGGTCGCTGGTGGTGTGCGGCATGGCTTCCACGGACGGTGGCATGGGCGTGGTGCCCGCGATGGTGTCGGAGCGGCTGGGCATACCGGGCGTGACGCTGGGGACGCAGATCACGGTGGAGGCCGACACCGTGCGGATCCGCCGGGACGGTGAGACCTCCGCCGACACCGTCGAAGGCACGCTGCCCGCGGTCCTGTCGGTGACGGACCAGTCGGGCGAGGCACGCTACCCGTCGTTCAAGGGGATCATGGCGGCGAAGAAGAAGCCGGTGGAGACCTGGTCGCTGGCGGACCTGGGGATCGACGCGGAGCGGGTCGGCGCGACCGCGGCGTGGTCGGTGGTCGAAGCGACCAGCGCCCGTCCGCCGCGCACCGCCGGTCATGTCGTGACCGATGAGGACGGCTCGGGCGCCGAGGCGCTGGTCGGCTTCCTCGCTTCGAAGAAGTTCGTCTGACCGGGGTCCGTCGGGACGAACAGAGACTCACTGAGAGGAACATGAACATGCCCGAGGTACTTGTTCTGGTCGACCTCGTCGATGACGGCGGCGCGCGAAAGGTCGGCAAGCCGGCCCTGGAACTGCTCACCATCGCGCGCCGGCTCGGCGAGCCGTCCGCGGTCGTGGTCGGTCCGCCGGACGCCGATGTCGCAGAAACCCTCAAGCGGTACGGCGCGGCCAGGATCTACACGGTCCCCGACACCGACGTGTCGGGCTATCTGGTGGCGCCGAAGGCCGAACTGCTGGCGCAACTCGTGGACAGGGCCGGGCAGGAGGGCGGCCCGGCCGCGGTACTTCTGCCTTCGACGGGTGAAGGCAAGGAGATCGCCGGCCGCCTGGCGGTCAAGACCGGCTCCGGCCTGATCACGGACGCGGTGGACGTCACGAGGGACGACGACGGGACGCCCATGACGACCCAGTCGGTCTTCGCGGGCAACTTCACCGTGCGCGCCAAGGTCACCAGGGGCACACCGGTCATCGCGGTGAAGCCGAACTCCGCGACTCCGGAGGAAGCCTGGGCGGAGGGCGTCGTGGAGGAGTTCACCGTGACGGTGCCGGACGCCGCGAAGGGGGCGAGGATCACCGCGTCGCAGCCGCGGCAGTCGTCGGGGCGGCCGGAACTGACCGAGGCGGCGATCGTGGTCTCCGGCGGTCGTGGCACCGGTGGTGACTTCGAGCCGGTGGAGCGGTTCGCCGATCAGCTCGGTGCCGCCGTCGGAGCCTCCCGCGCCGCAGTGGACGCGGGCTGGTACCCGCACTCGTGCCAGGTCGGCCAGACCGGCAAGACCGTCTCGCCCCAGCTCTACGTCGCCGGAGGCATCTCCGGCGCGATACAGCACAGGGCGGGCATGCAGACGTCGAAGACGATCGTCGCGGTGAACAAGGATCCGGAAGCGCCGGTCTTCGACCTCGTCGACTTCGGCGTCGTCGGTGACTTGCACACGGTGCTTCCCGCCGCCACGGAACAGATCAG of Streptomyces phaeolivaceus contains these proteins:
- a CDS encoding aldehyde dehydrogenase family protein translates to MSTISYRPCTGEAVAAVDDSTPADVDAAVARARAAVPALATAAPARRRAWLERLADVLDEHTEELAALADEETALGMPRLRSEAARMASQLRFYGAVAAEGSYLGVTVDDASVLSTGTPAPRMVRVNQPLGPVAVFGASNFPFGFGVLGNDTASALAAGCPVIAKAHPAHVRLCVRLAELADAALTDAGAPPGAFGLVLGLDSGTRLVRDAGIAAVGFTGSQAGGLALWRLANERPVVIPVYAEMGTVNPVVVTPGAAATGMDTIAAGFVDSFTLGAGQFCTKPGLLLAPAGQGAPAAVAAALGKASPPLTMLTQGIAAAAATGVAALLDAGAAVLGRIPGPADGWAADAVALSAPIGALTEGSRLLEECFAPVALVVEYHGPEDLADALDALQGSLTGTVITDGTPTDPHAATLIDRLSDQVGRVTVDDWPTGAAWTWAQQHGGPWPATSAPSTTSVGAAALDRWTRPVTYQSTPDAWLPPAGRKTNPWGVPQRINGLRTDGSPTE
- a CDS encoding electron transfer flavoprotein subunit beta/FixA family protein, which encodes MNIVVCVKYVPDATADRRFEDDGTVDREDVDGLLSELDEYAVEQALQIREHLEDGDGGDDVVVTALCVGPEEASDAVRKALQMGADNGVHVVDDAIAGSDAPATSLVLAEAVRKLGADSGRSLVVCGMASTDGGMGVVPAMVSERLGIPGVTLGTQITVEADTVRIRRDGETSADTVEGTLPAVLSVTDQSGEARYPSFKGIMAAKKKPVETWSLADLGIDAERVGATAAWSVVEATSARPPRTAGHVVTDEDGSGAEALVGFLASKKFV
- a CDS encoding electron transfer flavoprotein subunit alpha/FixB family protein, producing the protein MPEVLVLVDLVDDGGARKVGKPALELLTIARRLGEPSAVVVGPPDADVAETLKRYGAARIYTVPDTDVSGYLVAPKAELLAQLVDRAGQEGGPAAVLLPSTGEGKEIAGRLAVKTGSGLITDAVDVTRDDDGTPMTTQSVFAGNFTVRAKVTRGTPVIAVKPNSATPEEAWAEGVVEEFTVTVPDAAKGARITASQPRQSSGRPELTEAAIVVSGGRGTGGDFEPVERFADQLGAAVGASRAAVDAGWYPHSCQVGQTGKTVSPQLYVAGGISGAIQHRAGMQTSKTIVAVNKDPEAPVFDLVDFGVVGDLHTVLPAATEQISARRHHAG